In Bifidobacterium scardovii JCM 12489 = DSM 13734, the genomic stretch GTCACGGGTTTCTGGCACGTCGGAGCGGCCCGTCGTCTCGCGCTTGCGCGCCGGGCGTTCCGAACGGTCGAAACGCCCTCCCCTCCCACGGCGATCACCGCGATCACCGCGATCGGCGCGGCTATCCCGCTCGGCACGCTTAGAATCACGCTCAGCGGCACGCTTCGACCATGCCTCGTCCTGCTCGAAGCGCAGATCGCGCCGCTCGGCATCGCGGTCGTGCAGCCCGGCCCGGCGGTCGGCACGATTGGCCGGCGCCCGATCGGCCGTCGTAGCCGGCGCGGCCTCCATGCGATCGGCGTCGCCGCGGCCGCGGTCGGCGCCATCACGACGCCCGGCCGGCCGACCGGCCCCGGCCCCGGTGCCGCGGTTGCGCCGGCGCTTGCGGCCGCGTCCCTCGCCATCGTCGGAGGACGCGCCGCCACGGCGCTGGCGACCGGCCGGCTGGGACTGCTCGAGGCTCCATCCGTCCACGCGCTCGGCGCGCTCCCCCACCAATTCGAGCACTTCGGGCGAATCGTGGGTGACCTCGATCGGCTTCACCTTGATGCCGGCGATCTTGAGCATGCGGCGCGCCTCGCGGCGCTGCTCGGGCAGCACGAGCGTGACCACGTCGCCCTCGCGGCCGGCGCGCGCGGTGCGGCCGGAGCGGTGCAGGAAGGACTTCGGGTCCTCCGGCGGCTCGACCTGCACGACGAGTTCGACGCCACTGACGTCGATGCCTCGCGCGGCCACATCGGTGGCGACCATGACGCGCACGTCGCCCGACTCGAAGGCCGCGAGATTGCGGTCGCGCTGGTTCTGGTTGAGGTTGCCGTGCAGTTCGGCGGCCGGGATGCCGTTTTGCGTGAGGTTCTTGGCCAGCTTCTTGGCCTGGAACTTGGTGCGCGTGAACAGGATGCGCCGGCCCTCGCCCGAGGCGAGCGTGCGCACGAGCTCATGCTTGTCGGCGCGCGTGGTCTCGAAGACGTGGTGGGTCATCAGGTCGGGTTCGGCGGTGGCCGAGTCGACGCTGTGCACCTTCGGATCGTGCAGGAACTCGTTGACCACCTCGTCGACGCCGTGGTCGAGCGTGGCGGAGAACAGCATGTGCTGCGCGTCCGGCGCGATCTGCGCGAGCAGGCGCTTGACCGGCGGCAGGAAGCCCATGTCGGCCATCTCGTCGGCCTCGTCGATGACGACGACCTCGACGGATTCGAGGGTGAGCAGCCCCTGGCGCAGCAAATCCTCAAGACGGCCCGGGCAGGCCACCATGATGTCGGCGCCCGAACGCAGGTCGCGCACCTGACGCTTCTGGTTGACGCCGCCGTAGATCGTGGTGGTGGTCATGCCGTACATCTGCGCGAGCGGCATGAGCACGTCGTTGATCTGGTTGGCGAGCTCGCGCGTCGGGGCGAGCACCAGACCGCGCGGATGCGGCAGGAAATCGGACTCCAGGCGCTCCTCGAGACGCTCCTGCCTGCGGCGCTTGATCTCGCGGCGGAATGCGCTCATCGTGGATTCGTCGTCGAAGGAATCGTAGTCGCCGAGCCGGGCGACCAGCGGGATCGAAAAGGCGAGCGTCTTGCCGGAACCGGTGCGGCCCCGGCCCAGAATATCGCGGCCGGCAAGGGAATCGGGCAGGGTGTCGGCCTGAATCGGGAATGCGGTCTTCTTGTCATCGGCCGCGAGCACGCGTACCAGCGGTCCGGGTACGCCAAGTTCTCCAAAGGCAAGCGGGCGGGCTTCGTCCTGACCATCCGTCAGGGAATCATCAAAATCAGTGTCGTTACGGGGCACAGTGGCCTTTCATGTCAATCAGGATGCGCGAACTGCGCAAACCATCTGACTGTAGCCCAAGGCCGCTACTTTCCCGCATGCCGGGCCGGGGGCGCCGCGCGGCGCACTCCCGCCCCGACGCATGCGGGGAAAAGACGCCGCGCGTCGCTACCGGCCTACCGGTAGTTGCGCTCGATGAGGATATCGGAGACCGTGAGGTTCGCCTCGCTGAGCAGATTGAACAGGATCACCCCGGCGAGTTCGTCCGGGCTCATGAACGAATGCTGCTTGTCGAGCGACACATAGTCGTGGCTCTCGCGGTAGAAATCGGTGTCGATGCCGCCCGGGTACACGCCGACGACCTTGACGCTCGACCCCTTGTACGCGGCCTTGAGGCTCTGCGTGTAGCCCTTCTCGCCCCACTTGGTCGCGCAGTACACCGATTCGTTGGCGTTGCCGCGCGTGGCGGCGGTGCTCATCACGTTCGCGATCTTGAGATCGCGTTCGCCGTCGGCCTTCAGCGTCTCGACCGACCACAGGATCATGCCCTTGAGACCCTTGAGACATTTGTCGACGTCGGCCGCCTCGTAGCCGGTCGGCGTCTTGAACGACGGCTGGCCGGCATTGTTGATGAGCAGGTCGATGTGGCCGATCGCCGCGATCTCGGCGACGGACCGCTTGACGAAGGCCTCGTCGGACACGTCGCCGACGAATCCGCGGTAGGCCTCGGCCGGGAACCGCCGGGCGAGTTCCGCCTGCCGTTCGGCGTTGAAGTCGATGCCGGTCACGAACCAGCCGCGCTCGATGAGCTGCCGGGCGAGCTCGTATCCCAGTCCCAGCGCGCTGCCGGTCACGATCGCGATGCGCCTGCCCTGTGCCGTCCGTTCGCCCATATCAGTCTCCCTGCCGTGTCGCCGGATGCGCCCGATGCGCACCCGCATTCGGTGCCATCATAGCGCACCGCGCATCGAACCGGTTAGATTTGCGATGCGCGGACGACGGCCACCGCCGATCGCCCGTCAACGAACCGCCGAACGCCGAGTCATACCCCCGGTCACGCTCCGGCTCACGCCTCGGTGCGACCGCCCGACTGGTTGATGCGCCGGATGACCCGCGCCGGATTGCCGGCGACGACGCAGTCGGGCGGCACATCCCTGGTGACGACGCTGCCCGCGCCGACCACCGAACCGTCGCCGATCGTGATGCCGGGCAGCACGATCACGCCGCCGAGCCAGCAGCGATCGCCGATCGAGATCGGCTTGGCGTACGTGTTCCAGCGGTAGCGGCCGCTGCCGGGATCCCAGCCGTCGACCAGCCGATCTGCGGCCTCGACCGGATGCGTCGAGGTGTAGAGCTGCACGTTCGACGAGATCATCGTGTCGTCGCCGACCGTGATCGTGTTGCAGTCCACGAAAGTGCAGTTCATGTTGACGGTCACGTTGGTGCCGAGGTGGATGTTGCGCCCGTAATCGCAGATGAACGGCAAACCGACCGACACGTTCGACCCGATCGAGCCGAGCAGCCGTTCGAGGATCTCACGCTTCTCATCCTTCTGGTCGTAGGCGAGCGCGTTGTACCGCGCCAGCAGCGCGCGGGCGGTGTTCTTGAATTCGAGGAACACCCCGTCGTGGCAGTCGTAGATCTCCCCCGCCATGCATTTGTCGAGTTCACTGCGCCGTTCCATACGCTCTCCTTATCATCCAATCGCCGTTCCACCGCCGCCCGGGCGGGCGCCCTGCCGCTCCACCCGGCCGCCGGCGCGCCACGAACGCCAGCCCGTCACGCCAGCTTCGGATACCACTGCGCGAACCATTGGTCCGCCCGGTCGCCGTCGAGCCGAGCCTGCATCCACCGGCGGCATGCCGCCAGATACCGGTCCAGCAGCCGACCCAGCAGTGCATCGCAGATATGTAGAAAACGTCCAATCATCGACACCACCCCTTCGGATATGGCATATGGATACCGTTACGAGCATCGCGTTCTTTCTGCGTTTTCAGTGTATGTCCTCGACGTTCGCGTACACGCTCCGCGATCGCGATACTGCATCCGATACTATGAGAATCGTGCAGTTTCTTGATCATTCATCGCAGGACGGCGGCACGGGCGCGCAACGGGCCGGCGCCGCCCCGGCCACCGGCCCGTCCCGACACTTGGCTGCGCGCGGCTCCGGCGCCACGCCGCGCCGCACGTCGACGGTGCTGTCCGACCTGTCGGAGCGGATCCACTACAACATCCCCGAGCTGCCGATCTATGCACGACTCGATCCGCTGTCCTCGTTCCCCGACCACCGCTGCCCCTGCCACTGGCACCGCGATCTGGAATTCCTGCATGTCGCCAGCGGGCGGATGCACTATTTCGTCAACGGCACCGTGACGGTGCTGCACGCCGGCGAAGGCATCGCCGTCAACTCCAGCCGGCTGCATTACGGATTCTCCCCCGACCTGGGCAACGCGTGGTTCGCATGCGCGGTGATCAGCCCAGCCCTTTTCG encodes the following:
- a CDS encoding SDR family oxidoreductase, giving the protein MGERTAQGRRIAIVTGSALGLGYELARQLIERGWFVTGIDFNAERQAELARRFPAEAYRGFVGDVSDEAFVKRSVAEIAAIGHIDLLINNAGQPSFKTPTGYEAADVDKCLKGLKGMILWSVETLKADGERDLKIANVMSTAATRGNANESVYCATKWGEKGYTQSLKAAYKGSSVKVVGVYPGGIDTDFYRESHDYVSLDKQHSFMSPDELAGVILFNLLSEANLTVSDILIERNYR
- a CDS encoding DEAD/DEAH box helicase, yielding MPRNDTDFDDSLTDGQDEARPLAFGELGVPGPLVRVLAADDKKTAFPIQADTLPDSLAGRDILGRGRTGSGKTLAFSIPLVARLGDYDSFDDESTMSAFRREIKRRRQERLEERLESDFLPHPRGLVLAPTRELANQINDVLMPLAQMYGMTTTTIYGGVNQKRQVRDLRSGADIMVACPGRLEDLLRQGLLTLESVEVVVIDEADEMADMGFLPPVKRLLAQIAPDAQHMLFSATLDHGVDEVVNEFLHDPKVHSVDSATAEPDLMTHHVFETTRADKHELVRTLASGEGRRILFTRTKFQAKKLAKNLTQNGIPAAELHGNLNQNQRDRNLAAFESGDVRVMVATDVAARGIDVSGVELVVQVEPPEDPKSFLHRSGRTARAGREGDVVTLVLPEQRREARRMLKIAGIKVKPIEVTHDSPEVLELVGERAERVDGWSLEQSQPAGRQRRGGASSDDGEGRGRKRRRNRGTGAGAGRPAGRRDGADRGRGDADRMEAAPATTADRAPANRADRRAGLHDRDAERRDLRFEQDEAWSKRAAERDSKRAERDSRADRGDRGDRRGRGGRFDRSERPARKRETTGRSDVPETRDEMTSDSRGGSDSLRTKRDFSHKDRSRAERSYDGRKRSSAPSLRGAKRGGEGGGKRIHRKDENRIVRDERSEDAKRHDRRMIARYGNTEGPHRRHSKTKSAPFRMPNRHSGRR
- a CDS encoding sugar O-acetyltransferase; the protein is MERRSELDKCMAGEIYDCHDGVFLEFKNTARALLARYNALAYDQKDEKREILERLLGSIGSNVSVGLPFICDYGRNIHLGTNVTVNMNCTFVDCNTITVGDDTMISSNVQLYTSTHPVEAADRLVDGWDPGSGRYRWNTYAKPISIGDRCWLGGVIVLPGITIGDGSVVGAGSVVTRDVPPDCVVAGNPARVIRRINQSGGRTEA